The nucleotide sequence TTTTCTTGCTATCCTGGTTGTGAAGTAGGTATTGAAGGTGTAAGAGTAAATAAAGCGGTTGTAGTAAATGAAAATGTCATCACAGCAGCTGGACCTGCTACGGCTATTTTGTTTGGTTTAGAGCTTGCTAAGCATTTATGCTCAGAAGAAATTTATCAAAAACTTTATGAAGGTATGCTTGTTCCTTTAACAAAATAAACCCTCGCTAATGAGGGTTTAGCTTACATTTGTTTCATAAGCTTAGTGATTTCACCCTCATGAGGAAATCTATCTACTTCGCAGTTAAACAAGTCTTTTTTAGAGTAAATGATTTTGCCATCTACTTCTACTATAAAATGACCACCACCTTTTTCTATGGTAGAAATTTGCACATCTTTGAATTCATTTTGTATTTCTTCTGCAACCCTTGCAGCTTGTGGTTTGTAATTTCAAAGATTACAATAATAAATTTTTACTTCCATTTTTTACTCCTTTTTTGAAAGTAAGTTATTATACATTTTTTATGCTTGTAAGTTTTAAATTTAAGGTTTTTTTTTATAATAATAAAAAAATACAAGGGAAAATATGAGCCAATTTACACATTTACATTTACACACAGAATATTCTTTACTTGATGGAGCAAATAAACTCAAAGAGCTTGCTAAAACGCTAAAAGCGCAAGGTGCAACAAGTGTTGCTATGACTGATCATGGAAATATGTTTGGGGCTATTGATTTTTATAAAACGATGAGGGCTGAGGGGATTAAACCTATCATAGGGCTTGAAGCGTATTTGCATAATCATGATGATTTAAGTGATAAAAGCTCAAGACAACGCTTTCATATTTGTTTATTTGCTAAAAATGAAATTGGCTATAAAAATTTGATGTATTTAAGCTCGCAAAGTTATATACATGGTTTGTATTATTACCCAAGGATTAACAAAAAGCTATTAGAAGCACATAGTGAGGGTTTAATTTGCTCTTCTGCGTGTTTGCAAGGTGAGGTTAATTGGCATTTAAATACCAAAAATGAAAGAAATTTAAAATTTGGCGCAAAAGGTTATGAAGGCGCAAAAGAAGCTGCGCTTTGGTATAAAAATGTTTTTGGAGATGATTTTTACCTTGAGATTATGCGTCATGGTATTGATGATCAAAAATTTATCGATGATTCTATCATCAAACTTGCTAAAGAGCTTGATATAAAAATCATCGCAACCAATGATACGCATTATACTTTTAAAGAAAGAGCAGCCGCACATGAAGTATTTATGTGTATAGCTATGGGGGTTAAGCTTGATGATCCAGGGCGTTTAAGACATGAAGTACATGAGTTTTATGTAAAAACACCAGAACAAATGAGCGAGCTTTTTGCTGATATTCCTGAAGCTATTGAAAATACTCAAGAAATAGCTAATAAATGCAATCTAGAATTAAAACTAGGCGATCCTACCCCACCAAATTTTAAATTTACCCGTGAATATGCAAAAAAATATGGCTTAAGTTTAAGTCAAGAAGATCAAGAATTTAGCTTTGATAATGATGATATAGTTTTTGAGTATCTTTGTAAAAAGGGCTTAGAAGAAAGACTTCAATTTATCGACGAGAGTAAACACCAAGAGTATAAAGATAGACTTGATTTAGAAATTAGTATTATTAAAAATATGAAATTTTCAGGTTATATGTTAATCGTTCATGATTTTATCGCTGCAGCTAAGGAAAAAGATATACCAGTTGGCCCAGGGCGTGGGAGTGCTGCAGGGAGTTTGGTTTCGTATTGTTTGAAAATTACAGATTTAGATCCTATACCTTATAATCTTCTTTTTGAGAGATTTTTAAATCCTGAGCGTGTATCAATGCCCGATATTGACGTGGATTTTTGTCAAGATAGAAGAGGGGAAGTGATTGATTATGTTATTGATAAATACGGAGCTGAAAAGGTTGCGCAAGTCATTACCTTTGGTAAGCTTTTAGCAAAGGGAGTAATCCGTGATGTGGCTAGGGTTTGTGATATGAGTATACCTGATGCGGATGCTTTAGCAAAATTAGTTCCTGAAGAGCTAAAAATCACTTTAGAAAAAGCTTATGAGCAAGAACCAAAAATCGCTGAATTTGTAAATTCTCATCCAAAAGGACGTCAAGTTTGGGATTTTGCTAAAGCATTAGAGGGTTTAAATAGAAATGCAGGTATGCACGCAGCCGGAGTTGTGATATCTAATGAAGCTTTGTGGAATAAAGCTCCTCTTTTTAGACAAAGCAAAAATGATGAGCGTCATTTGGTTACGCAGTATTCTAAAGAATATCTTGAAGATGTAGATTTAATCAAATTTGACTTTTTGGGTTTAAAAACTC is from Campylobacter sp. CNRCH_2014_0184h and encodes:
- a CDS encoding SelT/SelW/SelH family (seleno)protein, whose protein sequence is MEVKIYYCNLUNYKPQAARVAEEIQNEFKDVQISTIEKGGGHFIVEVDGKIIYSKKDLFNCEVDRFPHEGEITKLMKQM